ATACTTGATTTCCAAACAGGAGGTTTGATTCCCAGCAATGCAGCACCAACTGTCTTGGAGTTATCTGTAGATCTGTCTGTGCCCGGGCCAGCAGCAGTTcctgtgagcagcactgaatGGGAGCAGTCAGACTTTAACTCCGAATGCAGTGCATGAAGGCGTGGTGTGGAATAGCTGATAAAAATCATAAACCCGTGTCAGGAACTCTGGGGCTGCCTTGGCCCATCAGAGGGCTGTTCCCTGGGATCACTCTGGGCGTGTTCAGGGCTATTTGGGGTCATTTTATGGCATTTCAGTGCAATTTCAGAGCCATGTTGGGGCCATTTTGGAACTGACTCAGACCAGCTTGGGGGCGGTTCTTTGGGATCATTTCAGGATCAGTCTGGGCTTATTTTGATGCCATTTGGACCTTTTTGATGTCATTCGTGTTTGTGTTGTGCCATTTGGGGTCACTCGTGGGTTATGTCGGGGTCAATTCAGTGCCATTCTGGGTTAATTTTGGGTTCTTTTGTTGATGAGTCAAGTTTGGGGCCACTCAGGGCTGCTtacatttatttcctgctaTTTTAGAGCCACTTGTGTCAATCTTGTTCACTTCTTAATACATTTGGGTCTGTTTTAGGCTGTTTGGGTCAATTTGGGGCCCATCAGGGTctattttcatgtgtttttggGTCTGTTTCAGATCAGCTTGCAATAACTTTGAGCCCCCATGAGTCCTTTTAGAGTTCCATTAGGGCAGTTTGGATCTATTTAGAGCCATTTCAGGGCCATTTGTGTCTGTTTTGGCTGTTTTGATTTTGGGGCTGATATGGGCAGTTTCAGCACATTTGGGACCAATTCAGTGGGTTTTGAGTGCTTTGGTGTCACTTCTGTGCATTTTGGGGTTCCGTGTCACAGTTTTAGGGGCTATTTAGGGCTGTTTCAGTCAATTTCGGGATGATTTGGTGCAGTTTGTGTCCGTTTGGGCCATTCAAGTTTGGGTGACAACAAGGCACTACTTTGCTCTTAACCCCCTGTAATACTTAAACTCACATTCAGcatctcctctctccctcccatcTGCCCTCCCAGCTCACAGAACAGGACGggtgtcatgggttaacctaaaatctacctgcatccatgacaggggtatagacggcctgcagggctgatatcccaaaaggaaaagggaaaaaggaaaaataaatacagcggcaacaatctaaggaggcacacttatttactaaatactatatcagaatacagaataacacaatataataaaatataattgaaattaaggctaacgaatcaagtaaaataagagagagtcccgaaaccgagaggcctactgtaactccAGGCGGAACGGCTGGgacgctcccacacggctcccccctggctggcaaggtgCAAGGGAGGGAGTCCAGCACCAAAGTGAGATTATACAGAGTCCGTGTCctatgactgaccgtggtgttccctgagacattcagtcttcttttgggagcagcacattcgtcaaaattatccatgcttcatcatgatattatgatgtggaatactgatagcaaaattacaacactgcaaaaccatgacagctctgcagcccctctctccctctcccctctctgCTCCCAAACTCGGCACAACGTGGAAGGTTTGCCCAGCAGCACAACCTGAgctgatggggatgggatgcaTCACTGTGGCCGCGTCCCATCCCTACAGAAGGAGGTGCTGTTGCTTCTGCTGCAGACAAAATATTTCCGTAGATGGCAGAGGGATGAGCTGATCCTGTCCCCATTCAGGTACGCACATCCGCCTCCGCCTCGCACCTGGAACCTGAGCAGAGGAGGGAGCAGAATGAGAAACCCAATCCTGGCCCAAACAGACCCTGTCAGAGATCCCACCCGGACAGACGGACGCTCGCACTGACCAGTTGCTGAAGGCGCTGCCATCGGCCCACGTCCAGTGCTCGTCCCCttctgccctgtgcagcccaatCCAACGGTTGGCCGGGCCCCGGAACCGCAGCATGAATTCCTTTGAACAAACACGTGTGTGattggagctgctggagcacttTTCCCATCTACCCCCAAATGTCATTCCCACCTCGCTGTTGGGCGCTGCACTCGGATTGGTGCAATGCTGTGTTGGTAATGCTGTGCACAAAGCCCTCCCTATGGAGGtacagtgctcagcacagcgcCCACTGGGGGCAGGGCCGGGGGGAGATGAGGCCGTGACACTGTCCCTGCACAGCCCGCTGCTTTCCCCAAAGGCATCTCCTCACGGCTTTGGCTTGGGGTGAGTTGGGGGCACCGGCAGCAGTTGGTGCGGCCCCACCAGTCTGGGCTTCCCACCCCCGTGCCGGCACTGCGGCTCTCGTCCCGCTCTCACCATCTCCTGTTTGCTGTCTATGGTGGCCAGGGAAGCTCcgagctgctggcagtgctccctgctgctgttccacGCACTCTCATTGTTCGAGAAATAATAGCATTTCCCTTGGAAACCGACCCAGGTCTTGTGACTCACATGGGAAACTTCTGGGCACGGTGagcacagctcacagtgctggAGCACTGCAAGGGAAACAAGTGGGCAAATGAGAGGCAAAGATCTGGAACTGATGTATTTTTGACCTGAATGCTCCCCTGTAGCAGATGTGGGGTTGGGATGCGCAGACACGGGGCAATGCCCGCTGAGTGGTTGCAAGGTTGGGAAGGTGGAGCAGAAGGTGGTTTGGGGCACCACGTGGGCGCCCAGGAGGTGGGATGGGGGCTGTGCTTGGGGAGCGGCTCCGGGCGCTGGGAAACCCCATCGTCCCCCGTCCTGCACCCACAGTGGGATGCTGGGTGCGCTCACCTCTCCCAAACAGCAGCGTGATGATGACGCCCAGCAGCACTCCACTCACAAAGCACAAAAGGGCGCTTTTCCTTCTGCCCACGTTCCATTTGCAGCCTGGTGGGGCAGAGAGCAGATGGGATTGGGCTCTGTTCCCCTACTTGGCCCTTCACTGCTTTGTGCCAGCAGACAGTCACACATTCTGTTCTCTTACCCCATTTCAATCGttggctttcttcttctgcgcggagcagctctgctttgtgctgtgggGAATTTGGTTGTTTCACTTCTGTTGTTACCATGTGGATCTGTTGGGTGGTGGAGCTGCCCATCCTGTTCTGggagctgggagagcagatgggagggagagaggagacGTTGAATGTGAGTTTAAGTATTGCAAGGggttaaaaaaagaatagtGCCTTATCTGTACCCAAAGCTGAAAGATACAAATGGACCCAAACTGCACCAAGTGAGCCACAAATGGGCCCAAATACGCACAGTTGGCCCAGAAATACAGACACACTGCCCAAGGTGCACATAAATGACACCAAATACACtcaaaacagagagaaacatCCCCAGAATGCCCCCAGATTTGAACTAATAGACCAAATTTGCCTCAGAATGACCACAACAGATGTAAAATGGCCCCAAATGGACACAAATGGCTCTGGAACAGatcaaaaaacaacagaatagcCCTGCAAGGCCCCACAGTTGACCCCAAAAGCCTAAGAGTTACACAAATGGCCCCAGAACACCTCAAAATGAGCTGAAACGACCCTGGTTGGCCTTAAAATGGACACAATTGGGTTCTAATAACACCTAAATAACACCAACATAGCCCCCTAATGACCCCAACATAGGCCAACATCGGCCTTAGTGGCCCCCCAATGCTCCAAATGGTACCAAATCCATCCCAAAATGATCCCCAAAGGCTCCCAGATGGCCACGGATCAGCCCCCGATTGCCCAAACACCCAAAGCAGCACTTACAGCCCGGAACAACCCCCAGATTGTCCTGGCATGGCTCAACATCCAGAAACAGCCGGAACAGCCGTGGACATCCCCTGCACAGCCCGAGAGGCACAACGCCATCCCAAAGGGACCTGAAAGTTGCCCCCTAAACGCCCCAAATTCCTTGGCGGTGTGCGCGGCGCTACGGCGGCCAAGCTGCACATGTGCTGCGACACTGTGTGGGTCCACGCTGCCGAGCGGTGCTGCGTCGTTCCGGGGCCAGAATGGAGAGCGTGGTGTGGTGGAGCGGAGCGCTCTGCTCCGGGCAGCATCTCCGAGTGCCTCAGcgacagccctgctctgtgttcCGGGTGGCCGTGGCCCGACCTGCACTATGGGGATTCTGGTGGCCGCCAAGGCCAGCCCCCAGAGATCGCAAGTGGtggaagtgctgctctgctacacagagggcttgaatcccgggagttggactcgatgatctctaaggtcccttccaactcgcacgatactgtgatactatgatactatgaaagtgagaagagagcgataaggtttcccttcagcctccttttccccagccCAAACatccccagcttccttagcctctcctcatagggctgattctccaagcccttaacgagccttgttgcccgtctctggacctgctccagtacctccatgtcctttctgtgcCGAGGTGCCctaaacacagtacttgaggtgatTAGAATCATACAgttacccaggttggaaaagaccttgaagatcatcaagtccaaccgcagcccaaccagtaccctaactctaaccagtaccctaacgCTAAATaacctctgctaaatcctatccctgagtaccacatccaaacggctcttaaacacatccagggatgacGATTCAACCCCCTCCCTGTttagcccattccagtacctaaccaccctttctgtaaagaagttcttcctaatatccaacctgaacttgccctggcgcaacttgaggccatttcccctcgtcctgtcacttgtcaccagtgagaagagacttgtcccgctctcactgtaagcacccttaAGATACAAGTGGTGGCAAATCCATGCACTGTATTAACTTATTAACTTTATTAACccagttaaggaatgaatagggagtttaccttctggatttgaagcatgtctcttctgcctggtttggccaataTGGGGAGAAGAGACTCCGTTATCCAgaacagtgttacccagggttgtgagaacagcttgatgatttttgagaactggtcaactcgtgagtctgagacctgggatcctccatcccagggtggaacttttctgcagcacgtggatgccatagcaacaaaagagaactgtgcAATGGTCTGTGAGTCTGCTGAGTTTCTTGATTTACATgaagcacaactaactcagcagcaagtgacatatcTGGGAGATCACAGCTGGACTTTGACCCTTAAGGAATGCCGGGAAAGAAGgcatctgccaaacccctgagccACAAATTGCCAAAGAAGGGAGTAAGGGATGGCCAGGGTGCCTGAGggcggtggctgcactggtgctcaatagTCAAGAAGCCCGTAAACCTACACAGGGCCAAAGGATCCCAATTTGAATATCTCATGCAGTGTGTGAGTCACGTCTGCTCCCCGTGCGCAGAGGCACGGTACTTTCACACTTGACTTGTCGAAGGAGGGGGCGGCGACAGTGACTAATATTGTCAATGCGgtatctttccttagcagaACTCCTGCAGAACCAGGATTACgtgactgctttgaaacaactgaagctgcacatttcagacgGTCAGTCGGACCTGAAGAACAGACccttagaagatgcagaagttcCAGCtttactgacagctgcagacaaggagactgtaaggcagggtatgcagtaactgctactgatCAGGATCCAAGTACTATTAGCACAAACATCATCTTTGCAATCTCTAAAACACCCATTTCAAGCAGGGGACTGGATCCTCATCCAGAcggggaaggagacaaagctgcaacctgactgggaaggaccgTTCCAAGcacttctaatgactgaaacagccgTGAGGACAACGAGAAAGGATGGACTCGCTGCACACTGCTAAAGGCATCCAATAGCCCTGAGGTGTGGGAActgttgccacagaaaaacctttacAAGAGAAGAATCTGAAGGAAATCataaaaagttttttttatataaatgcatttttattattattattttaactaacctttaacttctcctcaaataggtaaataaaatgtaaatgtaagcGGGAGAGTATTATAACCTATATAGATCTAATGCTCACAAAAGTTTTCCGTGTTGTAACaagaagtttttactgctgcAACACAGTGTATCCCATTCGTTATCCTGATAATTAACTGGAAAACGTAAAATTTGACCATAATGCAGGGGAGGGACCAACTGATAGCCCTGATATGGATAAGGGATTCTCTTGTAGTGTATGGAACGATGAATGGTGGACAACTGCCTACTGAGGCTGGACAGATACACCTGGAATATCTGATACTTCGTGAGCACATAAGGGAGTTGTCCAGCCAGACTGCAAACCGTTGCAATGTAACCcagtaaaaataacaagacTGATAACATTGTTAATACCACTTTTGGTCTTGGGGTAGATATGCATGGAAAGGATCCAACAGCGAGATACCAGATAGCTGTGTGGGATACACTCTGTGAAAATACCCACATTGTCCAGGATAGgaaagagcttaaaaaggggtagaaaatcttcctaaaaaccctgcagttGTGACagctaaggagataaaagaTCATAGACAGacatttgaaatcaaaacagGATATGGGGACATTAGTGCCTTGGTAGAATGGATTAAGTGTACTGTCCAGAGTCTCAACCGTAGCAATTGCTTTGCTTGTGCATCCGGGTGGCCCATAGCTCAGGTGGTGCCCAATCTGCTGGGGTGGACCAGGGACCCCAAGGGAATGTGATGCATGACTGCACtgtaccaagagaaaactgcctggggaaacagagactgcagatctctctctctcattcctCCAATGCCTGATACAGGTGTCCAGATCCCTCCTGCACTCTCTACAGCGGTAGGTAACCACACAGCTTGCCTGTCACGGCAGGGTGTGAAGGCTACCAGGCCTGTAGGAAACCTCCTTATGCAGTGAGGTCTTGAATGTTACGGAGGATTCAGCAGGAAATTATTCAAGATTGGGAATCCCCAGGGCAGATCTCTGGTGGTTCTGTGGGGGAAAGTTTTTATGGTCCACCCTACCATCTAATTGGGGAGGCACCTGTGCCCTTGTTACATTAATTATACCactccagtccaaccatccactcatcaccaatagctcttactaaaccacatccctcaacaaCAACATCCAAACGATCCTCAGAtacctccagggctggtgactccaccatctccctgtgCATCCCATTCCAGCGCCTCACAGCCCGTTCTGTACAGACATGTTCCCTGTATGTCCCTAATCCCGCCCCCGGCACAAcgtgaggccatttcccctcgtcctgtcagcagtgagaagagcCCAGTCCCGCTCTGCCGGGAGCCCCTTCCAGCTGTTGGCAGAGcgcaatcaggtctcccctcatCCTGCTCTTCCGCAGCCCGAACAGCCCCGGCTCCT
The sequence above is a segment of the Excalfactoria chinensis isolate bCotChi1 chromosome 1, bCotChi1.hap2, whole genome shotgun sequence genome. Coding sequences within it:
- the LOC140259092 gene encoding uncharacterized protein gives rise to the protein MVTTGGQQPNSAQHEAELRCPGEKTSSYKRVKRTESVSSAAPSRSQFRTPSQPPPLSPDQLRIGCVKEPDVRCGYIRGGPPRALRHVAPVAGGAGAERGAVEAALERSQNRMGSSTTQQIHMVTTEVKQPNSPQHKAELLRAEEESQRLKWGCKWNVGRRKSALLCFVSGVLLGVIITLLFGRVLQHCELCSPCPEVSHVSHKTWVGFQGKCYYFSNNESAWNSSREHCQQLGASLATIDSKQEMEFMLRFRGPANRWIGLHRAEGDEHWTWADGSAFSNWFQVRGGGGCAYLNGDRISSSLCHLRKYFVCSRSNSTSFCRDGTRPQ